The Balaenoptera acutorostrata chromosome 10, mBalAcu1.1, whole genome shotgun sequence genome has a window encoding:
- the ID4 gene encoding DNA-binding protein inhibitor ID-4: MKAVSPVRPSGRKAPSGCGGGELALRCLAEHGHSLGGSAAAAAAAAAARCKAAEAAADEPALCLQCDMNDCYSRLRRLVPTIPPNKKVSKVEILQHVIDYILDLQLALETHPALLRQPPPPAPPHHPAGTCPAAPPRTPLTALNTDPAGAVNKQGDSILCR; encoded by the exons ATGAAGGCGGTGAGCCCGGTGCGCCCCTCGGGCCGTAAGGCGCCGTCGGGCTGCGGCGGCGGGGAGCTGGCGCTGCGCTGCCTGGCCGAGCACGGCCACAGCCTGGGCGGCTCGGCGGccgcggcggccgcggcggcggcaGCGCGCTGCAAGGCGGCCGAGGCGGCGGCCGACGAGCCGGCGCTCTGCCTGCAGTGCGATATGAACGACTGCTACAGCCGCCTGCGGAGACTGGTGCCCACCATCCCGCCCAACAAGAAAGTGAGCAAAGTGGAGATCCTGCAGCACGTTATCGACTACATCCTGGACCTGCAGCTGGCGCTGGAGACGCACCCGGCTCTGCTGAggcagccgccgccgccggcgcCGCCGCACCACCCGGCCGGGACCTGTCCGGCAGCGCCGCCGCGGACCCCGCTCACGGCGCTCAACACCGACCCG GCCGGCGCGGTGAACAAGCAGGGCGACAGCATTCTGTGCCGCTGA